The Spirosoma foliorum genome has a window encoding:
- a CDS encoding LytTR family DNA-binding domain-containing protein — MKRLAAAQLQHKFDPTQVIYLTGDVNYCYVHLINGKAILSSRTLKWYNDRWPHFIRIHKAHLINPLHIHSCIVVSSIVAHLIMRNGARLPISRRRISPVIDQLGINIPKNTYAGSYQIQPDWSTYISPQAKLA, encoded by the coding sequence ATGAAGCGATTAGCTGCTGCTCAACTTCAGCATAAGTTCGACCCAACTCAAGTTATTTATTTAACTGGGGATGTTAACTACTGCTATGTTCACTTGATCAATGGTAAAGCTATTTTATCAAGCAGAACTTTAAAATGGTACAACGATCGGTGGCCCCATTTCATTCGTATTCATAAGGCTCATCTGATTAACCCGTTGCATATTCATAGCTGTATTGTGGTTTCTTCTATTGTTGCCCATTTGATCATGCGTAACGGAGCCCGCCTACCTATTAGCAGAAGGCGAATCAGTCCGGTTATCGATCAATTAGGTATCAACATACCTAAAAACACTTACGCGGGGTCTTACCAGATTCAACCCGACTGGAGTACGTATATTTCGCCCCAAGCTAAGCTGGCCTAG
- a CDS encoding FKBP-type peptidyl-prolyl cis-trans isomerase has translation MKKIKIALLALSVLVGSCQSADKQPCTQTAVDTKAPLEESTALKRYIEGNKISAKADTRGFYYSIQKAGSGNKPTICDNVTVNYTGTLTNGKVFDSGEGISFGLNQLILGWQEGIPLVAPGGTITLYLPPSLAYGSQEQNDIPANSILVFKIDLVGIN, from the coding sequence ATGAAAAAAATTAAAATCGCGTTGCTTGCATTGTCCGTACTTGTTGGTAGCTGCCAATCAGCTGATAAGCAGCCTTGTACTCAAACAGCTGTTGACACAAAAGCACCTCTGGAAGAGTCCACAGCTTTAAAACGATATATCGAAGGGAATAAAATTTCTGCCAAAGCCGATACCCGCGGATTTTATTATAGTATCCAGAAGGCAGGCTCGGGGAATAAACCAACCATTTGCGATAATGTGACGGTTAATTATACAGGTACGTTAACTAATGGAAAAGTATTTGATAGTGGAGAGGGAATAAGCTTTGGCCTAAACCAGCTTATCCTTGGTTGGCAGGAAGGCATTCCTTTAGTAGCACCTGGTGGCACTATTACGCTCTATTTACCCCCAAGTCTGGCCTATGGTTCTCAAGAGCAGAACGATATTCCTGCTAATTCCATACTGGTCTTTAAAATTGATCTGGTTGGAATCAATTAA
- a CDS encoding osmoprotectant transporter permease has protein sequence MNLFWILWAIDALIALVFFYFFFVGIADGSIASFNGAMWFFILAALGAVLGGSYWLYTHQHITGAKILLAILVVPGLLGGLFFLILILTNPRWN, from the coding sequence ATGAATCTATTCTGGATTTTATGGGCAATTGATGCGTTGATTGCTCTGGTATTTTTCTACTTCTTTTTTGTTGGTATCGCCGACGGTAGTATAGCCTCGTTCAATGGAGCCATGTGGTTTTTTATACTGGCTGCATTAGGGGCTGTTCTGGGAGGTAGCTATTGGTTATATACGCATCAGCATATAACAGGAGCTAAAATTTTGCTGGCTATCTTGGTAGTACCGGGCTTATTAGGCGGGCTTTTCTTCTTGATACTTATCCTGACCAATCCTCGCTGGAACTAG
- the hemF gene encoding oxygen-dependent coproporphyrinogen oxidase, producing MTSEQEITKEIITDFFKSLQDRICQSLEEVDEAGRFHEDNWERPGGGGGRSRTITGGNVIEKGGVGFSAVYGEATEATLRTLQLTEPADFYATGVSIVLHPRSPMVPIIHMNVRYFEMSTGHCWFGGGIDLTPHYVVEDDARWFHQQLKNVCNDHDAGYYDKFKAWADDYFYIPHRQETRGIGGIFFDYLKPTDASHKADLFSFVQGVGNSFAPIYTHFMKQNRDLPFGEHEKNWQLLRRGRYVEFNLVWDRGTKFGLETNGRTESILMSMPPQANWIYDFKPEAGSKEEQTGQFLKKGINWL from the coding sequence ATGACCTCGGAGCAAGAAATTACAAAAGAGATAATTACTGATTTTTTTAAAAGTTTACAGGATCGCATCTGTCAGTCGCTTGAAGAAGTCGATGAGGCAGGGCGATTTCACGAAGATAATTGGGAGCGCCCTGGTGGAGGGGGAGGCCGTTCTCGGACAATAACGGGAGGCAATGTTATTGAAAAAGGGGGCGTTGGGTTTTCAGCTGTTTATGGTGAAGCGACAGAAGCTACTTTACGCACGCTGCAACTCACGGAGCCCGCTGATTTTTATGCTACTGGCGTTTCCATCGTATTGCATCCGCGTAGCCCCATGGTCCCTATTATTCACATGAATGTTCGGTATTTTGAGATGAGTACCGGTCACTGCTGGTTTGGTGGTGGTATCGACCTTACGCCCCATTATGTAGTTGAAGATGATGCTCGCTGGTTTCATCAACAGCTTAAAAATGTCTGTAACGATCATGACGCAGGTTATTACGATAAATTTAAAGCCTGGGCTGATGATTATTTTTACATTCCTCATCGGCAGGAAACGCGAGGAATTGGCGGTATTTTCTTTGATTATCTCAAACCGACAGATGCTTCGCACAAAGCTGATTTGTTCTCCTTTGTACAGGGTGTAGGTAATTCTTTTGCGCCTATATACACCCATTTTATGAAGCAGAATCGTGATTTGCCATTTGGTGAGCACGAAAAAAACTGGCAGTTATTACGTCGGGGCCGATACGTTGAATTTAATCTGGTATGGGATCGGGGCACTAAGTTTGGCCTCGAAACAAATGGGCGTACGGAGTCAATTTTAATGAGTATGCCCCCGCAAGCCAATTGGATTTACGATTTCAAACCAGAGGCAGGTAGCAAAGAAGAGCAGACAGGACAATTCCTTAAAAAAGGGATTAACTGGCTTTAA
- a CDS encoding AlbA family DNA-binding domain-containing protein: protein MTRDQLDNLILQGEHTRLEFKRQLSSPDRIARTLAAFANTSGGILLIGVADNSKIVGVTSEFREIEKIEYATNKLIEPELSISYETIAPDGRLVLVISVTESDEKPHYVLDDSGKRTIYVRAKDKSVPTSKLIITPDMANRELLKSPMARTLIQYLRKNDHITADKFAKLINISDYRAGKLLRQLAERGLLILIDKPRPVRYALKLAE from the coding sequence ATGACCCGCGATCAACTCGATAATCTTATTTTACAGGGAGAACATACCCGTTTAGAATTCAAACGTCAATTGTCATCACCGGATCGAATTGCCCGTACACTAGCTGCTTTTGCGAACACATCAGGGGGAATTTTATTAATTGGCGTGGCCGATAATAGCAAAATTGTGGGCGTCACATCTGAGTTTCGGGAGATTGAAAAGATTGAATATGCAACCAATAAACTCATTGAGCCTGAGTTAAGTATTAGCTACGAAACAATAGCGCCTGATGGTCGACTGGTTTTAGTTATCAGTGTTACCGAGAGCGACGAAAAACCTCATTACGTGCTGGATGATTCCGGAAAACGCACCATTTATGTCCGGGCGAAAGATAAATCCGTTCCCACGAGTAAACTGATTATTACGCCGGATATGGCCAACCGCGAACTACTCAAATCGCCAATGGCCAGGACGCTGATCCAATATCTACGGAAAAATGATCACATCACGGCCGATAAATTCGCTAAGCTTATTAATATCTCCGATTACCGGGCTGGTAAATTGTTGCGCCAACTTGCCGAGCGTGGCTTGCTTATTTTGATCGATAAACCCAGGCCGGTTCGTTATGCACTTAAACTGGCAGAGTAA
- a CDS encoding xanthine dehydrogenase family protein molybdopterin-binding subunit — protein MKETTKTIGTPISRIDGIAKVTGKAAYSMDHPVKNPAYAILFKSTIAAGTIQNIDTEAAEKAPGVLAVITHQNAPKLNVKGGLRGGALLQSPEIEFFGQNIGIVVAETFEQARYASRLIHVTYDKKEPKVDFDKLASQARLPKDKEKADAKRGDAKAALSQATIKVEEVYETPIEHHHPLEPHAAIAEWNGDKVTLYSSAQIVNGAQSAAAATLNLKPEQVRIVSPYVGGGFGSKGGQWANLALTAVAAKQVNRPVKLALTRQQMVNSVGLRQHNHQKVSLAATTDGKLTALAHEITTHCAINDEFVEPCGDCSKIMYDTPNSLITYRVVPMNLILPTYARGPGKSTGSFALESAMDELAYKLKMDPIAFRIKNEPERDPSNGKPWSSRATVQCLQEGAKAFGWDKRNLEPRQNQQGNYWIGYGVSAGTYPAHQRPTSASVKLKRTGDEVIATVELAAADLGTGTYTILTQTAADALGLPIQQVKVKIGDSDLPPAAGAVGSVGAASYANAVNDACRKITDELVTKSGKQFFVPPTAAQLMRSEKLTDYQVRVDSKAPESAEDYSAHSFNANFAEVAVNKSTGMIRVNRFLAVTGAGQILNPKTARSQIIGGNVWGIGMALTEESVVDPRWGNFVTRSFADYHVPANLDIGQLDAIFIRENDTHVNTLGVKGIGEVGIVGVAAAVANAVFNATGKRVRELPITPDKVL, from the coding sequence ATGAAGGAAACAACGAAAACAATCGGCACGCCCATCAGTCGGATCGACGGGATTGCCAAGGTAACGGGTAAGGCCGCTTATTCAATGGATCATCCGGTCAAGAACCCAGCCTATGCGATTCTGTTTAAAAGCACCATTGCCGCCGGGACGATTCAGAACATCGACACCGAAGCCGCAGAGAAAGCCCCTGGCGTGCTGGCCGTAATTACGCATCAAAATGCGCCTAAACTGAACGTTAAAGGTGGTTTGCGCGGGGGAGCACTCCTCCAAAGTCCCGAGATCGAATTTTTTGGACAGAACATCGGCATCGTAGTGGCTGAAACTTTCGAACAGGCCCGCTATGCATCGCGGCTGATCCATGTTACGTACGATAAAAAAGAGCCTAAGGTCGATTTTGATAAGCTGGCCAGTCAGGCCCGTTTGCCAAAGGATAAAGAGAAAGCTGACGCCAAACGGGGAGATGCCAAAGCCGCACTCAGTCAGGCAACAATTAAAGTGGAGGAAGTGTACGAAACACCCATTGAACACCACCATCCGCTGGAACCTCATGCCGCTATTGCCGAATGGAATGGCGACAAAGTGACGCTGTATAGTAGTGCCCAAATCGTGAATGGGGCGCAAAGTGCAGCAGCCGCAACCTTGAATCTGAAGCCCGAACAGGTGCGTATCGTATCGCCCTATGTTGGGGGCGGGTTTGGTTCGAAAGGTGGGCAATGGGCTAATCTGGCGCTGACGGCTGTAGCTGCCAAACAGGTGAATCGCCCCGTTAAGCTCGCCCTTACCCGCCAGCAGATGGTCAATTCGGTGGGTTTGCGGCAGCACAACCATCAAAAAGTAAGTCTGGCCGCTACGACCGATGGAAAACTGACAGCACTGGCCCACGAGATTACGACCCACTGTGCCATCAACGATGAGTTTGTTGAGCCTTGTGGCGATTGCTCAAAAATCATGTACGACACGCCTAACTCGCTCATTACGTATCGGGTGGTGCCCATGAACCTGATTCTGCCGACCTATGCGCGCGGTCCCGGCAAATCGACGGGCAGCTTTGCCCTCGAATCGGCGATGGACGAGCTAGCCTACAAGCTAAAGATGGACCCGATTGCGTTTCGAATCAAAAACGAACCCGAACGCGACCCCTCGAATGGCAAGCCCTGGTCGTCGCGCGCAACGGTGCAGTGCCTGCAGGAAGGTGCCAAAGCCTTTGGGTGGGACAAGCGAAACCTTGAACCACGTCAGAACCAGCAGGGTAATTACTGGATTGGCTATGGTGTTTCGGCCGGAACGTACCCCGCTCACCAGCGACCGACTTCAGCTTCGGTGAAGCTGAAACGTACAGGCGATGAGGTGATTGCTACCGTTGAACTGGCCGCTGCGGACCTGGGTACAGGAACCTACACCATCCTGACGCAAACGGCTGCCGATGCTCTGGGATTACCCATCCAGCAGGTCAAGGTGAAAATTGGTGATTCGGATCTTCCCCCGGCCGCTGGTGCGGTGGGTTCAGTAGGAGCTGCCAGTTATGCCAATGCCGTGAACGATGCTTGCCGGAAGATTACGGACGAATTAGTGACGAAATCGGGCAAGCAATTTTTTGTTCCGCCAACGGCTGCGCAATTGATGCGCTCCGAAAAACTAACCGACTATCAGGTCCGGGTAGACTCCAAGGCACCTGAAAGTGCTGAAGATTATTCGGCTCATAGCTTCAACGCCAATTTTGCCGAAGTAGCCGTCAATAAATCGACAGGCATGATTCGGGTTAATCGTTTTCTGGCAGTGACCGGAGCAGGCCAGATTTTGAATCCTAAAACTGCCCGTTCACAGATCATTGGTGGAAATGTCTGGGGCATCGGCATGGCCTTGACCGAAGAGTCGGTTGTGGACCCACGCTGGGGTAATTTCGTTACCCGCTCTTTCGCTGATTATCACGTTCCGGCAAACCTGGACATCGGCCAGCTGGATGCTATTTTCATTCGTGAGAATGACACCCATGTTAATACACTGGGAGTAAAAGGAATTGGCGAAGTGGGTATTGTGGGCGTAGCAGCCGCCGTGGCCAACGCTGTCTTCAATGCGACTGGCAAACGGGTTCGTGAACTGCCAATTACGCCAGATAAGGTGTTGTAA
- a CDS encoding FAD binding domain-containing protein gives MRPFTYSRATDPSSAIKMLAQNPTAKFLAGGTNLLDLMKEDVERPGALIDISELGLTDIKPLTTGTNQGGISLGGLSKNTETANHPLVRQNYPLLTQAILAGASGQLRNMATNGGNLLQRTRCPYFYEVAMPCNKREPGTGCGAREGINRMHAIFGWSEQCVAVYPSDMAVALAALDAVVKVRNASGQERSIPLGDFHRLPGDKPEQDTNLPHGELITAIELPKNRFADKSYYLKVRDRASYAFALVSVAAALEMDGASNRIKAVRIAMGGVAHKPWRALKAEQLLVGKEATEANFKLAATAEMAEAKPLAHNAFKVELGNRSIVLALQMAMNGGKA, from the coding sequence ATGAGACCGTTTACCTACAGCCGAGCTACCGACCCGTCGTCGGCGATCAAAATGCTGGCCCAGAACCCAACCGCCAAATTTCTTGCGGGCGGTACCAATCTACTCGACCTGATGAAGGAGGACGTTGAACGACCGGGCGCCCTCATCGACATTTCCGAACTAGGTTTGACTGATATTAAGCCACTAACCACCGGAACGAACCAGGGCGGTATTTCACTGGGTGGCCTTAGCAAAAACACCGAAACGGCAAACCACCCGCTGGTCCGGCAGAACTACCCCTTGCTCACGCAGGCCATCCTGGCGGGCGCATCGGGACAACTGCGGAACATGGCGACCAATGGCGGGAATCTACTGCAACGGACCCGCTGCCCGTATTTCTACGAAGTAGCTATGCCCTGCAATAAACGTGAACCCGGGACTGGTTGTGGTGCCCGCGAAGGTATCAACCGGATGCACGCCATCTTTGGCTGGTCGGAACAATGCGTAGCCGTCTATCCATCCGATATGGCCGTTGCCCTGGCAGCATTGGATGCGGTCGTTAAGGTTCGTAACGCCAGCGGGCAGGAACGATCGATTCCGCTGGGCGATTTTCACCGGCTCCCAGGTGATAAGCCAGAGCAGGACACCAACTTACCGCATGGCGAACTGATTACGGCCATTGAACTGCCGAAGAACCGATTTGCCGATAAGTCGTACTACCTCAAAGTCCGCGACCGAGCTTCGTATGCCTTTGCGCTGGTATCGGTGGCAGCTGCTTTGGAGATGGATGGAGCGAGCAACCGAATTAAAGCTGTTCGTATTGCGATGGGGGGCGTTGCCCACAAACCCTGGCGGGCGTTGAAAGCCGAGCAGCTACTGGTTGGCAAAGAAGCCACCGAAGCCAATTTCAAACTGGCCGCTACCGCTGAAATGGCTGAGGCCAAACCGCTGGCACACAATGCATTTAAAGTTGAACTGGGTAATCGAAGCATCGTTCTGGCCTTGCAAATGGCCATGAACGGCGGCAAAGCATAA
- a CDS encoding 2Fe-2S iron-sulfur cluster-binding protein, with the protein MMKEGMMDENESSELTEDEKRLFADLMPEDLSEILDTGVNRRHFLKLMTLAGGGILAAQSAVAEQLMTRPFNEAAPADYALESIENGVNVSFKVNGTARKLTVDSRMTLLDTLRERLDLTGSKKGCDHGQCGACTVIINGHRVLSCLTLAASCEGKTVQTIEGLAQGNSLHPVQEAFLKHDGFQCGFCTPGQICSAVAMLDEAKKGHLSYVSETVRQPAGPAKLSNEEIRERMSGNICRCGAYPNIVAAIQEVHSGKPVEQVFRSV; encoded by the coding sequence ATGATGAAGGAAGGTATGATGGACGAAAACGAATCATCGGAATTGACGGAGGACGAAAAGCGGTTGTTTGCTGATCTGATGCCCGAAGACCTCAGCGAAATTCTTGATACCGGTGTCAACCGGCGGCATTTCCTCAAATTGATGACACTGGCGGGTGGCGGTATCCTGGCTGCCCAGTCGGCAGTAGCCGAACAGTTAATGACCCGGCCCTTTAACGAAGCTGCTCCGGCAGACTATGCATTGGAGAGTATTGAAAATGGGGTGAACGTTTCGTTCAAGGTCAATGGTACGGCCCGCAAACTAACCGTCGATTCCCGGATGACATTACTCGATACCCTGCGGGAACGACTTGATCTGACGGGCTCCAAAAAAGGGTGTGATCATGGTCAGTGTGGTGCCTGCACGGTCATCATAAATGGTCACCGGGTGTTGTCGTGCCTGACATTGGCTGCGAGTTGCGAAGGAAAAACGGTGCAGACGATTGAAGGACTGGCGCAGGGCAATTCGCTCCACCCCGTGCAGGAGGCTTTTCTGAAACACGACGGATTCCAGTGCGGCTTCTGTACACCCGGCCAGATTTGCTCGGCGGTGGCGATGCTCGACGAAGCGAAAAAAGGTCATCTGAGCTACGTTAGCGAGACTGTCCGTCAGCCTGCGGGGCCAGCAAAGCTTTCTAATGAAGAGATTCGGGAGCGTATGTCCGGAAATATTTGCCGGTGTGGCGCCTACCCTAATATTGTCGCTGCCATTCAGGAGGTTCATAGTGGCAAGCCTGTCGAACAGGTTTTTCGTTCGGTTTAA
- a CDS encoding DUF4249 domain-containing protein, with amino-acid sequence MRATSLFLLLVLTTLILPTACVDMLETPMSQRVNVIVVDATLTNLNEDQKIHINRSKSDSLTGRFGSLPITGALVEVLVDSAQVLVFTETDTAGAYRSPAGFRAQPGHAYQLRFTLKDGTHYQSTTEVMATVPPIDRIHTKFNPTSLPAILGDGSINQYRGAHDITIDFQDPADQHNYYRWDWLLWEKQDWCRTCVNNEYAIYSLTTPPFLVEDCYGQKYDNGYYVYDYNCRTQCWEILHNYTTNVFDDVYSNGGLILGRSVAQIPFYQKNACLVQLRQSSLTRQAYQYYRTVEEQTQNNGGVAATPPTALVGNVRNLANEHESVIGYFTASAVATSLDWIDRRDATGIPPGLFIALNNRPPSQPFNQGGYGSKDYPTATCVPSDGRTPNKPVGWLE; translated from the coding sequence ATGCGTGCTACTAGTCTATTTTTGCTCCTTGTTCTGACGACGCTCATCTTGCCGACCGCCTGCGTGGATATGCTGGAGACTCCCATGAGCCAGCGGGTCAACGTGATTGTGGTTGACGCTACGCTGACCAATCTCAACGAGGATCAAAAGATTCACATTAATCGCTCCAAGTCCGACTCGCTGACGGGCCGCTTTGGCAGCCTGCCCATCACAGGTGCACTGGTGGAGGTTCTGGTTGATTCTGCCCAGGTGCTCGTTTTCACCGAGACCGACACAGCTGGGGCCTACCGCTCTCCAGCAGGCTTTCGAGCCCAACCGGGTCACGCGTACCAACTGCGCTTTACCCTTAAGGATGGTACACACTATCAGTCAACAACCGAAGTGATGGCCACGGTCCCTCCTATTGACCGCATCCATACCAAATTCAACCCCACGAGTTTACCCGCTATCCTTGGCGATGGTTCCATTAATCAATACCGGGGAGCGCATGATATAACCATTGATTTTCAGGACCCCGCCGATCAACACAACTATTACCGCTGGGACTGGCTGCTGTGGGAGAAACAGGACTGGTGCCGAACGTGTGTGAATAATGAGTATGCGATCTACTCACTGACAACCCCGCCATTTCTGGTCGAAGACTGCTATGGACAGAAGTATGATAATGGGTACTATGTTTACGATTACAACTGTCGCACCCAATGCTGGGAGATTTTGCACAATTACACCACCAACGTGTTCGATGATGTCTACAGTAACGGGGGACTGATTTTGGGCCGCTCAGTGGCCCAGATTCCGTTTTACCAAAAGAATGCCTGCTTAGTGCAACTTCGGCAATCTTCGCTTACGCGGCAGGCCTATCAGTACTACCGGACTGTGGAAGAGCAGACCCAGAATAACGGGGGTGTGGCCGCTACTCCTCCCACAGCGTTAGTGGGTAACGTGCGCAATCTGGCCAATGAACATGAAAGCGTGATTGGCTATTTTACGGCCTCGGCAGTGGCCACCTCGCTGGACTGGATTGACCGACGTGACGCGACAGGTATCCCGCCGGGCCTATTTATCGCCTTGAATAACCGCCCGCCCTCCCAACCTTTTAACCAGGGGGGCTATGGCTCCAAGGATTACCCGACGGCGACCTGTGTGCCAAGTGATGGTCGTACGCCTAACAAACCGGTTGGCTGGTTAGAGTAA
- a CDS encoding ATP-grasp domain-containing protein, whose translation MRSIVIENEVVSAMERTASQGDFRANLSKGGYGRAINLSEAETAMCIKAAKAVGLEFAGVDLIREKMGQTYVTEVNSNPGTGIIDITKKNNFEGLIKFIETKSNKTESAPSDNKNNEELENENAEEASLKAIER comes from the coding sequence ATACGTTCTATTGTGATTGAAAATGAAGTAGTATCTGCAATGGAGCGAACAGCCAGCCAAGGCGATTTTAGGGCGAATTTATCCAAAGGTGGTTATGGCCGCGCCATCAATCTAAGCGAAGCAGAAACAGCCATGTGTATTAAAGCTGCAAAAGCGGTAGGATTAGAGTTTGCTGGAGTAGATCTAATTCGTGAAAAAATGGGCCAGACCTATGTAACAGAGGTGAATAGCAACCCAGGAACAGGCATTATCGATATTACAAAAAAGAATAACTTTGAGGGTCTAATTAAATTCATTGAAACTAAGTCGAATAAAACAGAATCGGCCCCATCCGATAATAAAAACAATGAAGAACTAGAAAATGAAAACGCAGAAGAAGCTTCACTAAAAGCTATCGAGCGCTAA
- a CDS encoding leucine-rich repeat domain-containing protein, which yields MRFEVIEIIEKAINDKSIMLDLSALNLRDIELPVEELSRISFVNLDDNFLNSIPKDLYRMELTSLSISNNEIGELSDDFNSLSHLNFLYLNGNKLKRLPKSFAELEFLTILNLSDNQFVKFPRVISKLKNLEDLYISRNRLHIFPKNFFNKKMQIETLDISENEFKSIPNEIEHFSEMTKLLASRNNISKLPPNIGLNYSLKELNISENKLTDIPLSLCYLPRLETLSLSYNKLIDIPSEISKLVNLENLDISNNEISDLPNNIQLLPKLKTLNIRNNKIEEFSKELKGLERSDLILDYRDNPFLERAFFRSQSFTKIWQGVPIQLREILKIYFSGFNTFYYQRTQKVITLNVNNESDGLVFEVIPDENIDPELVDKLLKEFFDILKTKIHEGAETGMVYPSPTGDPAIIFAQTLATNFTQNASLVRFSTEKYISNQDILAGIYGAINEMESGLDQLMQISQKLTLEVQQQKQKFARLEGKSEAQQEEIIRRQQESILAITKPIHVITNVTTNVIIKQQIGNDFSNLREVVDPYLKEFQRREGADLQKEIDSASQKPELKNEEKNTLGKRIGRWIENTKGAVKMAKDAGEVIPEVVKYYDKIKDFAEGVLNNPELAESIKQIMDNFMRP from the coding sequence GTGAGATTCGAGGTCATAGAAATAATAGAAAAAGCAATAAATGACAAATCAATTATGCTGGATTTGTCGGCATTAAATTTACGTGATATTGAGCTCCCCGTCGAAGAACTTAGTAGGATTTCCTTCGTGAATTTAGATGATAATTTCCTTAATTCTATACCAAAAGATTTGTATAGAATGGAATTGACCTCTCTCTCAATTTCAAACAACGAAATAGGAGAATTATCTGATGATTTTAATAGTCTTAGTCATTTGAATTTTCTTTATTTAAATGGAAATAAACTTAAACGCCTTCCGAAAAGCTTTGCTGAATTAGAATTTTTAACTATTTTGAACTTGAGCGATAATCAATTTGTAAAATTTCCTAGAGTTATATCAAAACTTAAGAATTTAGAGGATTTGTATATTAGTAGGAATAGATTGCATATTTTTCCTAAAAATTTTTTTAATAAAAAAATGCAAATTGAAACTCTTGATATTTCTGAAAATGAATTTAAAAGTATTCCAAATGAAATTGAGCACTTTTCAGAAATGACTAAACTGCTGGCTTCTAGGAATAATATAAGCAAATTGCCGCCAAATATTGGTCTGAATTATTCATTAAAAGAATTAAATATTTCAGAGAATAAATTAACTGATATACCACTGAGTCTATGCTACCTACCTAGGCTTGAAACACTTAGTCTAAGTTATAATAAATTAATAGATATACCTTCAGAGATTTCTAAACTAGTAAACTTAGAAAATTTAGATATAAGTAATAATGAAATTTCTGATTTGCCAAATAATATACAATTATTGCCAAAATTAAAAACATTGAATATTCGAAATAATAAAATAGAAGAATTTTCTAAAGAACTTAAAGGCTTAGAACGCTCTGATTTAATATTGGATTACCGAGATAATCCTTTTCTAGAACGGGCCTTCTTTCGTTCACAAAGTTTTACCAAAATTTGGCAAGGTGTGCCAATTCAATTGCGCGAGATACTTAAGATTTACTTTAGTGGATTTAATACATTTTACTATCAGCGAACCCAAAAAGTAATCACCTTAAATGTAAATAACGAAAGTGATGGCTTGGTATTCGAGGTTATCCCTGACGAGAATATAGATCCTGAATTGGTGGACAAACTACTGAAAGAATTCTTCGATATTCTTAAAACAAAGATACATGAAGGTGCCGAAACGGGTATGGTATATCCTAGTCCCACAGGAGACCCAGCTATTATATTTGCCCAAACTTTGGCTACTAATTTTACTCAAAATGCCAGCTTAGTTCGGTTTTCTACAGAAAAATACATTTCCAATCAAGATATACTGGCTGGAATTTATGGCGCTATAAATGAAATGGAAAGTGGCTTAGATCAACTTATGCAAATTAGCCAGAAGTTGACACTAGAAGTACAACAACAAAAGCAAAAGTTTGCTCGCTTAGAAGGTAAATCTGAGGCCCAGCAAGAAGAGATAATCCGACGTCAACAAGAATCTATCTTAGCTATCACAAAACCCATACATGTAATTACTAACGTTACTACTAATGTTATAATTAAGCAGCAGATTGGTAACGATTTTAGTAACTTAAGGGAAGTGGTTGATCCTTATTTAAAGGAATTTCAGCGACGTGAAGGAGCTGATTTGCAGAAGGAAATTGATAGTGCCTCCCAAAAGCCAGAGTTGAAGAATGAAGAAAAAAATACCCTAGGAAAACGAATCGGTCGCTGGATTGAAAATACAAAGGGAGCTGTCAAGATGGCCAAAGACGCCGGCGAAGTTATCCCGGAGGTTGTTAAGTATTATGATAAGATAAAAGACTTTGCTGAAGGAGTACTTAATAATCCTGAATTAGCTGAATCGATTAAGCAGATTATGGATAACTTCATGAGGCCCTAA